The proteins below are encoded in one region of Desertifilum tharense IPPAS B-1220:
- a CDS encoding carotenoid oxygenase family protein, which yields MDVQTQAITRPTWGNALAQPATEFGLTPLPLLSGHIPQGLRGTLYRNGPGRLQRGGQRVGHWFDGDGAVLAVHFTDNGATGTYRYVQTQAYQQEAAQNRFLFPNYDMSAPGLLWERWGKPVKNAANTSVLALPNKLLTLWEGGQPHALDLQTLETLGLDDLGQLQSDFAYSAHPKVDPATGDIFNFGVKAGLNAQLYLYRSDATGKILQHNQIPLKGVPLIHDFVMAGAYLIFFIPPVRLNLLPAALGLTSFSDALEWKPSLGTDILVIDRQTLTLVSRATTEAWFQWHFSNGFVEPQGTIAIDFVRYADFYSTNQYLKEVATGKTQTTAKGELWRVQLDPQTAKVKQIQLLIDQHCEFPLVPSQFVGEDSRYTYLSCYRPGQKLGEDLLGAIALYDQQHDTLTVADLGENRYPTEPIHVVDADNPEGGWILTVVYDGNIHESEVWIYQCDRLNEEPICKLGLPSVIPMGFHGTWKPA from the coding sequence ATGGACGTTCAAACTCAAGCGATTACCCGCCCCACTTGGGGAAATGCCCTCGCCCAACCCGCTACAGAATTTGGCTTAACCCCCTTACCCCTCCTTTCAGGTCATATTCCCCAAGGGTTGCGCGGCACCCTATACCGCAACGGTCCCGGACGGTTGCAACGGGGAGGTCAACGGGTGGGACATTGGTTTGATGGAGATGGGGCCGTTTTAGCCGTTCATTTCACCGACAACGGCGCAACGGGGACTTATCGCTACGTGCAAACTCAGGCTTACCAGCAAGAAGCCGCCCAAAATCGCTTTCTGTTTCCCAACTATGACATGAGCGCCCCTGGACTCCTCTGGGAACGTTGGGGAAAACCCGTCAAAAACGCAGCCAACACCTCAGTTTTAGCGCTACCCAACAAACTCCTGACCCTGTGGGAAGGCGGCCAACCCCACGCCTTAGATTTGCAAACCTTAGAAACGCTAGGACTCGATGACTTAGGGCAACTTCAGTCCGATTTTGCCTATTCTGCCCATCCCAAAGTCGATCCAGCCACCGGCGATATTTTTAATTTTGGGGTCAAAGCCGGGTTAAATGCCCAACTCTACCTTTATCGCAGCGACGCCACCGGGAAAATCCTGCAACATAATCAGATTCCCCTCAAGGGTGTCCCCCTCATTCACGATTTTGTGATGGCGGGTGCGTATCTCATCTTTTTTATTCCACCCGTTCGTCTAAACCTGCTACCGGCGGCTTTGGGTTTAACAAGTTTCTCCGATGCGTTGGAATGGAAACCCAGTTTAGGAACCGATATTTTAGTTATCGACCGCCAAACCTTGACCTTAGTGAGTCGGGCGACAACAGAAGCCTGGTTTCAATGGCATTTTAGCAATGGTTTTGTTGAACCCCAGGGGACAATTGCCATTGATTTTGTCCGCTATGCCGATTTTTATAGCACCAACCAATACCTCAAAGAAGTAGCAACGGGCAAAACGCAGACAACCGCCAAGGGAGAGTTGTGGCGCGTACAACTTGACCCCCAAACGGCGAAAGTTAAACAAATTCAACTTTTAATTGACCAACATTGCGAGTTTCCCCTCGTTCCTAGTCAATTTGTTGGAGAAGATTCGCGCTATACCTATTTGTCTTGCTATCGTCCGGGACAAAAGTTAGGGGAAGATTTGCTGGGCGCGATCGCTCTCTACGACCAACAGCACGATACGCTAACAGTGGCCGACTTGGGAGAAAACCGCTATCCTACAGAACCGATTCATGTGGTAGATGCCGATAACCCTGAAGGGGGTTGGATTTTAACCGTGGTTTATGATGGCAACATCCACGAAAGCGAAGTGTGGATTTATCAGTGCGATCGCCTCAATGAAGAACCCATCTGTAAACTTGGATTACCTAGCGTTATCCCAATGGGCTTTCACGGAACCTGGAAACCGGCTTAA
- a CDS encoding mechanosensitive ion channel family protein, translated as MDDSLIRQIQASLLDLLDFTIKALPAIILAIILVFVTSWAAKLVRQIVSNVSNRTVKNQSLRSLMVQLSYVGAWVVGILIASVVAFPDLRLGDIIGLLGLGSVAIGFAFQDIFKNFLAGILLLLQEPFRIGDQIVVEGYEGTVEEIAIRSTQIRTYQGELVVVPNAIVFTNPVQVLTAKPYRRTDLEIGLDYNTPLQEAVDTLFTAVSRVEGVVNEPPPEIDIVAFGDSSIDFVVRYWTLPQKLHVRHIRTQVIIALKRACDRENFNIPYPIRTLYYFDQEKYSDYLPPGER; from the coding sequence ATGGATGATTCCTTGATCCGCCAAATCCAAGCGAGCTTACTAGACTTACTCGATTTTACAATTAAAGCACTTCCCGCAATCATTCTGGCGATTATCCTGGTGTTTGTCACCAGTTGGGCAGCAAAACTGGTTCGCCAAATTGTCTCTAATGTCAGCAATCGCACGGTCAAAAATCAATCGTTGCGATCGCTCATGGTTCAATTGAGTTATGTGGGTGCTTGGGTTGTTGGGATTCTGATCGCTTCTGTAGTGGCATTTCCCGACCTGCGACTCGGCGATATCATTGGACTATTGGGGTTAGGTTCCGTTGCTATTGGTTTTGCCTTCCAAGACATCTTTAAGAACTTTCTGGCAGGTATTCTCCTGCTGTTGCAAGAACCCTTCCGCATCGGCGATCAAATTGTGGTAGAAGGATATGAGGGAACGGTAGAAGAAATTGCCATTCGTTCTACCCAAATCCGCACCTATCAAGGGGAATTAGTGGTTGTTCCCAATGCGATCGTTTTTACCAACCCCGTACAGGTTCTAACTGCTAAACCCTATCGTCGTACCGATTTAGAAATTGGTTTAGATTACAATACGCCCTTACAGGAAGCCGTCGATACTTTATTTACTGCGGTGAGTCGGGTTGAAGGAGTTGTGAACGAACCGCCCCCAGAAATTGATATTGTGGCATTTGGCGATAGTTCTATTGATTTTGTCGTGCGCTATTGGACGCTTCCCCAAAAACTGCATGTTCGCCATATTCGCACTCAAGTGATTATTGCTCTGAAACGGGCTTGCGATCGCGAAAACTTCAATATTCCCTACCCCATTCGCACCCTATATTACTTCGACCAAGAAAAGTACAGCGATTATTTACCTCCCGGCGAGCGATAA
- a CDS encoding CsbD family protein produces MSIENRAEATAKNIEGKLQEAVGEVTGNRRDQAEGKIKQAEAQALHTKENIKDSIKDEIDRA; encoded by the coding sequence ATGAGTATTGAAAACAGAGCAGAAGCAACCGCTAAAAATATTGAAGGTAAGCTTCAAGAAGCTGTAGGCGAAGTCACCGGAAATCGCCGCGACCAAGCCGAAGGCAAAATTAAGCAAGCAGAAGCTCAAGCTCTGCATACCAAAGAAAATATCAAAGATTCCATTAAAGACGAAATCGATCGCGCTTAA
- the rpe gene encoding ribulose-phosphate 3-epimerase yields the protein MTETKSQKPIVVAPSILSADFSRLGEEIQAVDRAGADWIHVDVMDGRFVPNITIGPLIVEAIRPVTQKPLDVHLMIVEPEKYVEDFAKAGADIISVHAEHNASPHLHRTLCQIREFGKQAGVVLNPSTPLELIEYVLEVCDLILIMSVNPGFGGQSFIPAVVPKIRKLRQMCDERGLDPWIEVDGGLKGNNTWQVLEAGANAIVAGSAVFKAKDYAEAITGIRNSKRPEPQLATV from the coding sequence ATGACCGAAACGAAATCTCAGAAACCCATTGTCGTTGCCCCATCTATTCTATCTGCCGACTTTAGCCGCCTCGGAGAAGAAATTCAAGCGGTCGATCGAGCTGGAGCAGATTGGATTCACGTTGATGTCATGGATGGTCGGTTTGTTCCGAATATCACGATTGGTCCATTAATCGTTGAAGCCATTCGTCCTGTCACCCAAAAACCGCTAGACGTTCACCTGATGATTGTCGAGCCGGAAAAATACGTTGAAGATTTTGCCAAAGCTGGGGCGGATATCATTTCGGTTCACGCCGAGCATAATGCTTCCCCTCACCTGCACCGGACGCTTTGCCAAATTCGCGAATTCGGCAAACAAGCCGGAGTTGTGCTGAATCCTTCAACACCTCTAGAGCTGATTGAATACGTGCTAGAGGTGTGCGATCTGATTTTAATTATGAGCGTTAACCCCGGATTTGGCGGTCAAAGCTTTATTCCGGCGGTGGTTCCCAAAATCCGCAAGCTGCGTCAAATGTGTGACGAACGCGGTTTAGACCCCTGGATTGAGGTGGATGGCGGTCTGAAAGGCAATAATACCTGGCAAGTTCTAGAAGCAGGGGCTAATGCCATTGTTGCTGGTTCTGCGGTCTTCAAAGCCAAAGATTACGCAGAAGCGATTACCGGAATTCGCAACAGCAAGCGTCCCGAACCTCAACTGGCGACTGTTTAG
- a CDS encoding S8 family serine peptidase: MAQLKTFKKLAGFAFGLGASLVAIPVFATESSLGENGINALRLHEAPYNLIGRKIAIGQVEIGRPGLFGLDKAVARNPAIAPFKVFFRNTIAKNNANVDLHAQQVAGVMISSDKAFPGVAPGARLHSAAIGTLRRSGQPEECLSAQHLAQQNGGDLRAINFSFGESLRQDPRPNALLDGNALLTQCIDWSARVHNVLYVIAGNQGKGGISIPTDNYNGINVAFTRLENGSFSKTDFANLGDPAAGTPGRIAGYESNVGPRRSIGLVAPGSKISLVNLDGTIGRASGTSFAAPHVTATVALLQEYGDGEIQRSLSSVPNTTLPNWTLDARRHEVMKAVMFNSADKLKDRGNGLNLGMTRDIFDQSHRTWLASEAFYDRKIPLDIQLGAGQLNAYRAYQQFSAGQWQPGSAVPAKGWDYNRVSVGDRPYQDYILERPLQAGSMLSATLVWNRHVELNDANQNGEYDLGETFTDRGLNNLDLYLMPADSNNIQDNIWSSVSEVDSTEHIFQRIPETGRYKIRVYFHQQANEPTQDYAIAWWSVPVQ; this comes from the coding sequence TTGGCTCAACTAAAGACCTTCAAAAAATTAGCGGGATTTGCCTTTGGTTTAGGGGCTTCCCTCGTGGCAATTCCCGTCTTCGCTACAGAGAGTTCCCTTGGGGAAAACGGAATTAACGCCTTGCGCCTTCACGAAGCCCCTTATAATTTAATCGGCCGTAAAATTGCGATTGGTCAAGTTGAGATTGGTCGCCCCGGACTGTTCGGGTTAGATAAGGCGGTGGCTCGCAATCCTGCGATCGCGCCGTTTAAAGTGTTCTTTCGCAATACCATTGCTAAAAATAACGCTAACGTCGATCTGCACGCTCAACAAGTCGCAGGCGTGATGATTAGCTCCGATAAAGCCTTTCCCGGCGTTGCACCGGGGGCGCGGTTACACTCGGCCGCTATTGGCACCCTACGGCGCAGCGGTCAGCCGGAAGAATGTCTGTCCGCCCAACACTTGGCGCAGCAAAATGGCGGCGACTTGAGAGCAATTAATTTTAGCTTCGGGGAATCTTTGCGCCAAGATCCGCGTCCCAACGCCTTGTTAGATGGAAATGCCCTGTTAACCCAATGTATTGATTGGTCGGCGCGGGTGCATAATGTGCTTTACGTGATTGCAGGCAACCAAGGTAAAGGCGGCATTTCGATTCCCACCGATAATTACAATGGCATTAACGTGGCGTTTACCCGCCTGGAAAATGGCAGCTTTTCTAAAACCGATTTTGCTAATTTAGGCGACCCTGCCGCCGGGACGCCGGGACGCATTGCCGGTTATGAAAGTAATGTCGGGCCTCGTCGGTCTATTGGTTTAGTCGCACCGGGCAGTAAAATTTCTTTAGTCAATCTGGATGGAACGATTGGACGGGCAAGCGGTACGAGTTTTGCTGCCCCCCATGTCACGGCGACGGTGGCGTTACTTCAAGAATACGGCGATGGAGAAATTCAGCGATCGCTCTCATCTGTTCCCAATACGACTCTCCCCAACTGGACGTTAGATGCTCGCCGTCACGAAGTCATGAAGGCGGTGATGTTTAATTCTGCCGATAAGTTGAAAGACCGAGGGAATGGTCTAAATTTGGGCATGACGCGCGATATTTTCGATCAAAGCCATCGGACTTGGTTAGCGTCTGAAGCCTTCTACGACCGCAAAATCCCCTTGGATATTCAACTAGGGGCCGGACAATTGAATGCGTATCGCGCTTATCAGCAATTTAGTGCGGGTCAATGGCAACCCGGTAGCGCTGTTCCTGCCAAGGGTTGGGATTACAATAGGGTTTCGGTTGGCGATCGCCCCTATCAAGACTATATCCTCGAACGCCCCTTGCAAGCGGGGAGTATGCTGAGTGCGACTTTGGTCTGGAACCGCCATGTTGAGCTAAATGATGCCAATCAAAATGGCGAATACGATTTGGGGGAAACTTTTACAGATCGGGGTTTAAATAACCTCGATCTCTACCTGATGCCCGCAGACTCCAACAATATTCAAGATAATATTTGGTCTTCGGTCAGCGAGGTAGACAGTACGGAGCATATCTTCCAGCGCATTCCCGAAACAGGACGCTACAAAATTCGCGTTTATTTCCACCAGCAGGCAAACGAACCGACTCAAGATTATGCGATCGCTTGGTGGTCAGTTCCAGTGCAATAA
- a CDS encoding serpin family protein → MKIQLMRSSAIAALVMLGLLGSVGLDYLDLGMAQSQPIYSQQTPMNSIPTVDERLVTANTQFGFNLFSQLSQQEGEKNIFISPSSIAIALSMAYNGATGDTQQAMAQALEIQGLSLSEVNQAYADFKTVLENADPQVQLQIANSLWARQGITFNPQFLQNNRQFYRAQVTDLDFQDPAATQTINNWVKENTNGKINQIVDRLRPDDVLFLINAIYFKGNWTAQFDKSQTTNQPFYVNNTQTKTVPLMSQRGNYRYLETDNFQAISLPYSNGRWSLYVFLPKPDRNLAQFQQQLNAENWDTWMAQFRRREGSIQLPRFKMEYSTNLEQTLSALGMGVAFSRQAEFTQMTTEPVYIDQVKHKTFVEVNEEGTEAAAVTSIGIRTTSAQMPTEPFQMVVDRPFFCAIRDNQTGSLLFLGSIVDPALNR, encoded by the coding sequence ATGAAGATTCAACTGATGAGGAGTAGCGCGATCGCTGCTTTGGTGATGCTGGGGTTACTAGGAAGCGTAGGGTTAGATTATTTAGACTTAGGAATGGCTCAATCTCAGCCGATTTATTCTCAACAAACGCCCATGAATTCAATTCCTACAGTTGACGAACGTCTGGTAACAGCAAATACTCAATTTGGTTTTAATCTGTTTTCGCAACTGAGCCAGCAAGAAGGAGAAAAAAATATCTTTATTTCGCCTTCTAGTATTGCGATCGCGCTTTCTATGGCTTACAACGGGGCAACGGGAGACACGCAACAGGCAATGGCTCAGGCGCTAGAGATTCAAGGTCTATCTTTGTCGGAGGTCAACCAAGCCTACGCCGATTTTAAGACCGTTCTAGAAAATGCCGATCCTCAAGTCCAGTTGCAAATTGCTAATTCATTATGGGCTAGACAAGGCATCACCTTTAATCCGCAATTTCTCCAGAACAATCGCCAATTTTATCGAGCGCAGGTGACAGATTTAGATTTTCAAGACCCAGCCGCAACTCAAACTATTAATAATTGGGTAAAGGAAAATACCAACGGCAAAATTAACCAAATTGTCGATCGCTTGCGACCGGATGATGTCTTATTTCTGATTAATGCCATTTACTTTAAGGGAAATTGGACGGCACAATTTGATAAAAGCCAGACCACTAATCAACCCTTTTATGTGAATAATACGCAAACAAAAACCGTGCCGTTAATGTCGCAGCGCGGCAATTATCGTTATTTAGAAACCGATAACTTTCAAGCAATTAGCCTGCCCTATTCTAACGGTCGCTGGAGTTTGTACGTCTTTTTACCCAAACCGGATCGCAATCTCGCTCAATTCCAACAACAACTGAATGCCGAAAACTGGGATACCTGGATGGCTCAATTTAGAAGACGGGAGGGTTCGATTCAACTTCCCCGCTTCAAAATGGAATATAGCACCAACCTAGAACAAACATTGAGCGCGTTAGGCATGGGGGTGGCTTTTAGCCGACAAGCCGAGTTTACCCAAATGACGACCGAACCCGTTTACATTGACCAGGTGAAGCATAAAACCTTCGTAGAGGTGAACGAAGAAGGAACAGAAGCCGCCGCAGTGACCTCCATTGGAATTCGCACCACTTCAGCACAAATGCCGACAGAACCCTTCCAAATGGTGGTCGATCGACCGTTCTTCTGTGCGATCCGCGATAATCAAACGGGTAGCCTGTTATTTTTGGGTTCAATCGTCGATCCGGCGCTCAATCGTTAG